The sequence TTGACATCGGGGAAGTCTTTAGAGACAATTTCTGCGACCTCATCCCAGAGAACCAGACCGTATCGCTGACATCGCCATAAGGTATGAGCATATGAAGAGATCttgaaagaagggaatgttTGATGAACTTACCTGCGCGTTACTCTTACTGACGACTGTCAATAATTTTCTTGGTCTCTTCTGAGCCGTCTCAAATGCAAATCTCATAACTCTCTCCACACCTTTTCGAGTAAACACAGCTACTTCCGTTGCTGTTTCCCATTCTGTACCAGCGTGAGTTCGACCACCTTGACCTGCATATTCCCCTATCATCCATTGTTGTAAGTTAGCTATTTTtccagcttcttcgatccaATGAATATGATATGCTATGTTGAGGCTTGAATATACAACACTAACCTTCAGTGTTTTCTCGTACGATCACCCAATCCAGGTCACCTGGTTGGGCATTCGTGATCCTTGGTGGGATACCAGGTAAGATGGCTGAAGGTCTCACGTTGACGTATTGTTGGAATTTTTGTCTCATGGGTAAGATCAAATCCCataatgatatatgatccGGGACTTCTGGATCACCAACAGCACCAAAGAAGATAGCATCGGATTTTGTTAGATGTTCCAGCCATCCTTCAGGAGTATATGATCCTTGGGCTTTGTATCGAGCACCTGAGTCATCACACATATCAGTCTCATGGTGCCCAAACATTTCTAATGTAATAGATCAAGGAAGAttttgttgatgttgactCACTTCCGTAATCGAGTTCATCAAATTTCAGCTCAAAGCCCCCTACTTTCTTTTGGACTGCTCGAAGAACCTCCAAGGTAGAAGCAGTAACTTCGATACCGATACCTAGAGTAATCTGTCCTCAGCAAGGCAAGAATGAAGAGTGATTGGGGATAGCTCGTGCTCACCATCTCCAGCGATGACGGCGATGTTGTGTTGACGAGTTGACATTATGTTCGCACTTCTGAGGTTGTTCAGTTGAGATACTTGGTATGTCAAACAAGAGCTGGACTCCAGAAAACTTGTATTTTCAGTGGGTGCACCTGGAAGCCTATCGAAAGTATACCAGCTACTTCGGTCTGTCTATGGTGAACAGGATACAGcacctctcttccaagtCAAGCGGGGTGAAGGACCTGGTGACTATCGGATTTCGGCCCAGATGTCAATCCGAACCAAATAAACCCATACCGGAGTACCTTCGGCTAATGTGTCGTATGCGAAGAAGCGTCGGCAAAGTTGTGTGAGGCAAAGATCGTTTCCATCCGAAATTCCGGTAACTTGACGTAGTATAGCGCATTGTAACTGGAATGGATTTCCGAAATTTCGTTTGCCTAGCTGTCCAGCTACCTAGCTATTCACCTGCTCGTCGACTTCTAAGAAGAATTCAAAGTCACTCTCATACTAGTGCATCTGCACCTTCTGGAGACAATCACCAAACTTTCACTTATCGCCATAGTCACAATGTCCCAGACTCAAGACCTCGCtgtaagctcaccttcctctccatcttctaGCTGTCACTGACCCTACCGTGCGTAGGTTTTACTGTCCGACTCAGACTTGTTCCGTTCGCAAGGGTACATCAACGGACAATGGGTATCGGCATCAGATGGGGCAACCTTCCCCTTGACCAACCCAGCTACAGGAGCTAAGCTCGCTGATATGCCCCATATGCCTAGAACTCAAGTTGCAGAAGCCATTGTAGGCTCAGATCCACCTCTCTCTCATTCGGATACATCTTTGCTGATTGGATGTCTGTCGTGATATAGGATGCAGCCAAAGCTGCTTTACCTTCATGGTCAGCTCTGACAGCTTACCAGCGATCTGCTTACTTGCTCAAACTACATGCGTTGATGGAACAACATGTCAATGATCTCGGCACGATCCTCTGTGTGGAAAATGGTAAACCATTGGCGGAAGCTAAAGGAGAAATCGCATATGGCGCTTCGTTCATGCAATGGAATGCTGCTGAGGGATTGAGGTAGGTAGCAGTAAACAGATGATCGCTACGAGGGACATATGCTGATTTCGGTGATGTGCTTAGGACATATGGTCAGACTATCCCTAGTCCATATCCTGGTACGAGAAATATTGTCATCAAGCAACCCATAGGAGTATGTGGTCTGATCACTCCTTGGTATGTTCATTCCCCCACCTGTTGTCGGAATTTCAGCTTGTTAATGAAAGTGTCATGGGTCGTAGGAACTTCCCCAACGCCATGATCACTCGAAAGATGGCTCCTGCCCTCTCAGCAGGATGTACAGTAGTCATTAAAGCACCTGCCGAGACTCCCCTCTCAGCTTTGGCTATGGCCGTCTTGTGTGAGAGGATCGGTATACCCGCTGGAGTGGTCAATGTGGTAGTCATGGacaaaggagagaaggaggcTGCAGCAGGTTTGGAATTATGTGAAAAGTGAGTGAACTCATACCGGATACAAAGTGATCCGGGCTGATCATGGGGATCAACACTATTGTAGCCCCAAAGTATCGAAGATCTCGTTCACAGGTTCGACCTCAGTGGGTAGATTACTCATGAAGCAGAGTAGCTCAACTTTGAAGAAACTATCCTTTGAATTGGGTGGTAATGCAGCGTGAGTATCGAATACAATATATAAATATATCGCAATCGAGCTCTTTTAGTTGACACTGCGTTGGTCATATCTAgctttatcatctttgacgATGCGGACCTGGAAACTGCCGTTAAAGGTGTGATCGCCTCCAAATTCCGAGCTGCGGGTCAAACATGCGTTTGTGCCGTGAGTATTAGAATACCCAAACGTACAGTAAATTACAAATATCTGATTGGCATGGTGTCTGTGATTTTCTTCTTGGGCAGAATCGAATCTTCGTTCACTCCAAAATATACAATGAATTCGCTTCTTTGCTCGCTGAGAAGGTCAAAGAGCTAAAGGTAGGAAATGGTATGGATGAAGGGGTTCTCATCGGTCCATTGGTGAATGTCAGAGGAGTAGAAAAAGTCGAAAGACACGTTCAAGATGCCGTATCAAAAGGAGCTAAAGTATTAGTTGGTGGATCAAGAATTAAAAGTGAAAATGCAGAAGGAGAATCATGTTTCTTCCAACCTACTGTGTTGGTGGACGTACCGAAAGAATGTTACGTAGCTTCAGAGGAGACTTTCGGACCTTTAGCTCCCCTTTTCAaatttgacgatgaagatgatgtggtcaACCGAGCGAATTCTTCGGAAGTTGGTCTAGCGGGATACTTCTTCACAAAGGATCTTGCCAGATCTAATAGAGTAGCCGAGAGGTTGGAAGTTGGTATGGTAGGTGTCAATACCGGTGTGATTGCCCAGGCTTGTATTCCATTCGGAGGTGTCAAACAGTCTGGGtttggaagagaaggaggacCAGGTGGCATTAATGAGTTCCAAAttgaaaaggtgagtttgtgGACTTGTCCACCCCCACAATTCATTGTCTATCCCTAGTGCACCCAGTATTGATTATCTTTTGCTGACTATGTTCTGGTATTGATTTAGCTCATCACCATCGGTggtatatagatatatacacaaaTCATAGATATTCATTCGTATATGCAAtttcattcttcatcgttaCATCCGTCCTATTGTATCTATAAGAACCAAAGTATAAAGACAACATACAGTACTGCATATATGTGTAAAGGTGATAGTAATGATACATTGGGAATGGAAGAAAATAATCGAGGCCAGCTCTGTTATCTATCCCTTTGGAAAATTTGGTTgtatctcatctatctctttTTGCTAATCATTGACGATATTGCTATGATTGTTATGATCATCCCTTAGAATCCAGGTCCACTAGGTTTGAATCCCAAATCAtatatcttcctctcgaaaTCCACCAGATTAACATCATCTCTCCACTGTACCACTTCTATAGGACTCTGCTCCCAATCTGGGTAAATTGTACCGacaaactcttcttcctccgacCCTTCCGATTTAGGTGTATCATCCGACGACGGGTTTTGTGCTTCTAAGATCGCTTTTCTTTCGGCATCTGCTTCTTTACGGTCTTCAGGTCTCGGATCGATATATTCCAGGTCGATACTGCGGGTTgaatgagagagaaagttaGGTTCCGTTCTTTCTCATACTCGATGGCCCGAAGGGACTAGAAGGGCTCAAAATTACTCACCACAAAGCAGATATCCATCCACCATGATATTTGACTTTGACACCTCTCTCTCTGGCCGCTCTGCgcatgatcatctcctttgCGGGCGCTCTGGCAGAACCATCTTCCTGAGCATCCGCAAGCATATCACAATCGACATCGCCCAATCCGGGTTTATTGTCGTCGGCAGGTTTACGAGAAGGTTCGTCCAACCTCGCCGTGGAGGGTGTAGCGGGCCAAGTGTTGAATAGAGGTAATTGTTTAGTCCTACCCCATGAGAATCCTCGACCTACACCTGAAGGGATCTGTTTGAGGAGATTGTAATGTACGAATAGAGGTTCGCCCCATGAATCGTGTTGAAGCATCGTATGAGAGCAGAAGTCGCCTGAAGCTGTACCGGATGGTAAAGCGGCTGCTCCGACCCATCGTCCGGGAACAGCCCATCGCTTTCGTAATGCCAAGAGAGCCCAGCGGAATATATCTTTGTCGCCATCAGAGAAGTAGAACCACTATACAAACAAGAAAAACAAGTCAGTAACGAAACCTCAACCAATCATTGAAATGACAGATATATCTTTCTTTCGGACCAGAGGCCACTCACAAACTCATGATTCTCCAACATATActtgatcaacaagaaaACGTCGAGATGTAATTTCTTATCAACGAACATCTGACCAGTTTCCATTTCCCATTCATTCCTGCACTTCACACCGATGATTGACCAGATGGGATTATTCGCGGAAGTCTTCCAGTAATCTGGGGTCGCCCATATACCCAATCGCTGGTAATTGGGCGCATCGAACATATATGCTGGATCACGTGTGGGTATCGAATCGGAGTCCTAAGAACAATATTGATCTGTAAGGCTCACCCAACAACGATGATTGTTTGAGGTACTTACAAGGTATAAGACTTCTCTGAAAGGACTTTGTACAACTGCAAGAGCTTTCAAATGATATGATTTATTCTTCTTTGCATCTCTGGTCTGCCCTAGCGCTTCTACCAGTTCTGCACCCAGTTCTCTCAATTCGTCTCGGATAGGATCATCGTCATTAGGTCGTTCACTTGGGAAATGATACTACCCCGTTACAAAACAATTAGACATCAATTTTTGTTGCCTTGAACCACCAGAGGGAGAACAGTATAGTCCATGTCTAAAATGACCACACTCACAATTTGTACAGGTAATTCACTACCATAACTCCTCAACATACCCAAACTCCATTTAACTCTTTGTAAAGTATCGGCATTTCCAGCAACCATTACTATACCTCTACCTTCTCCGTAATTCTCATGTTCACCCGATTCTAATACTCCCTCCATGTGATTTATCAATTCCATCCTATAGTCATGAAGGGAAGTTCGGTTGACTGATGCCCATATATTGGCGGAATGCTGgatcatgtgagtgttgTGTTGTTGATCGATCGTATCGCATTGCTACGAACCAAAAgcaatcagcatcagcacTGTTCGGGGGACAGGATTcgtgatgactcacctccaaatTCCATTGAACGAAACCACCATGttctacttcaccttccacctcacctcttccacctggAGCGTCTCTCCATGCATCCAGTCTTTGTCTTAGACTCGCAGTGACGGGTAGAGGGTCCGAAGCTATGTCGATCTCCCTCTTACCTTCGGAGGCGGCATTCGAATATATGGACTTGTGTTTGACTCCGGACGGAGTGGATAGCTTGAATGGGTATTTGAAAGGTCTTTTAGGTTTGTAAGGTCTGGATAGATCGTCATTTGTCGACAGATCGTCAGAGTTGGGTATTCGCGCAGaggaataagaagaagagagtgcCATTTGCTGTTTTGATCGTcataccaaatcatcaatcagctcatgCCATTCTACAAGATAGAATTTAGCAACTCACCCTCACATCTGAATGATGTAAACCCAAGACCATCAGTACCAGGACCAATAACAAGAGTAAACCTCTTCTTATCAGACTGCTTGGTAGACCTTTTCTCAAAGCGATCTTCAACCTGGTCAATCCACCATACTGAtaagatgggaatggataaCTACCCATACCACCGTTTTCTAAATTACCTGGACTCGGAGGTAAAAGGGGTGTCTGGCAATCTACATCTCCACCTTCGGAAATATCCTGTGGCGATTCAGAAGGTAGGTTCGATTTGGTTTCTGGCGAGTTATCTGGAATGG comes from Kwoniella mangroviensis CBS 8507 chromosome 2, whole genome shotgun sequence and encodes:
- a CDS encoding tartrate dehydrogenase, whose translation is MSTRQHNIAVIAGDGIGIEVTASTLEVLRAVQKKVGGFELKFDELDYGSARYKAQGSYTPEGWLEHLTKSDAIFFGAVGDPEVPDHISLWDLILPMRQKFQQYVNVRPSAILPGIPPRITNAQPGDLDWVIVRENTEGEYAGQGGRTHAGTEWETATEVAVFTRKGVERVMRFAFETAQKRPRKLLTVVSKSNAQRYGLVLWDEVAEIVSKDFPDVKWDKMLVDAMTVRMVTKPKTLDTIVTTNLHGDILSDLAAGVSGSIGIAHSSSLDPTRKSPSLFEPVHGAAFDIMGKNLANPIAAIMSAAEMLRWLGEEKAAEIIEKACETSIAKGQTTGDLGGKLKTDEVTDVVIKLIEGQ